A genomic segment from Neisseria perflava encodes:
- the rep gene encoding DNA helicase Rep yields the protein MKLNPQQQAAVKYLGGPLLVLAGAGSGKTGVITQKIKHLIVNIGYLPHTVAAITFTNKAATEMQERVSKMLPKSQTRGLTICTFHSLGMKILREEANQIGYKKNFSILDSTDSAKIIGELLGGTGKEAIFKAQHQISLWKNDLKTPEDVVQTAANVWEQQTARVYASYQETLQSYQAVDFDDLIRLPAVLLQQNSEVRNKWQRRLRYLLVDECQDTNTCQFTLMKLLTGAEGMFTAVGDDDQSIYAWRGANMENLRKMQEDYPQMKVIKLEQNYRSTARILKIANKVIENNPKLFTKKLWSQFGEGEIVKVVACQSEQHEADWVVSQIVKQKLVGGDKTQYADFAVLYRGNHQARIFEEALRSARVPYQLSGGQSFFDKAEIKDVLSYLRLLANPNDDPAFLRAVTTPKRGIGDVTLGKLNTYAHEHECSLYEAAQTEEALALLNHTNRQHLQAFMDMIENYRTKAETSEAGELINGLLKEIDYENHLLASEEGKAGEIKWRNVSDLTGWLERKGEQDGKNIIELAQTVALMTLLEGKSEEEVDAVKLSTLHASKGLEYPYVFLVGCEEGILPHNDSIEEENVEEERRLMYVGITRAKRQLTLTHCLKRKKQGTWQFPEPSRFIDEMPQEDIKILGRKGGEPIVSKEEGKSNLAGLLDMLGNKRKG from the coding sequence ATGAAACTCAACCCCCAACAGCAAGCCGCAGTCAAGTATCTAGGCGGCCCCCTGCTCGTCCTTGCCGGCGCAGGCAGCGGCAAAACCGGCGTGATTACACAAAAAATCAAGCATTTGATTGTCAATATCGGCTATCTGCCGCATACCGTCGCCGCGATTACCTTTACCAATAAAGCCGCCACGGAAATGCAGGAACGCGTCTCCAAAATGCTGCCCAAGTCGCAAACGCGCGGGCTGACGATTTGCACCTTCCACTCTTTGGGCATGAAGATTCTACGCGAAGAAGCCAATCAAATCGGTTACAAAAAAAACTTTTCCATTCTCGACTCTACCGACAGCGCCAAAATCATCGGCGAGCTCTTGGGCGGCACGGGCAAAGAAGCCATATTCAAAGCGCAGCATCAAATTTCCCTTTGGAAAAATGATTTAAAAACGCCTGAAGATGTCGTTCAGACGGCCGCTAATGTGTGGGAACAACAAACAGCGCGCGTCTATGCGAGTTATCAGGAAACCCTTCAAAGCTATCAAGCAGTAGATTTTGACGACTTAATCCGCCTGCCTGCCGTGCTGTTGCAGCAAAACAGCGAAGTGCGCAACAAATGGCAGCGGCGGCTGCGCTATCTATTGGTTGACGAATGCCAAGACACCAACACCTGCCAATTCACCCTAATGAAGCTCTTGACCGGCGCGGAAGGCATGTTTACCGCCGTCGGCGACGACGACCAGTCCATCTACGCATGGCGCGGCGCAAACATGGAAAACCTGCGTAAAATGCAGGAAGACTATCCGCAGATGAAGGTCATCAAATTGGAGCAAAACTACCGCTCCACCGCGCGGATTCTCAAAATCGCCAACAAAGTCATTGAAAACAACCCCAAGTTGTTCACCAAAAAACTTTGGTCGCAGTTCGGCGAAGGTGAAATCGTCAAGGTCGTTGCCTGTCAAAGCGAGCAACACGAAGCCGACTGGGTCGTCAGCCAAATCGTCAAGCAGAAGCTGGTCGGTGGCGACAAAACCCAATACGCCGATTTCGCCGTGTTATACCGTGGCAACCATCAGGCACGGATTTTTGAAGAAGCCTTGCGCAGCGCGCGCGTTCCCTACCAGCTTTCCGGCGGACAAAGCTTTTTCGACAAAGCCGAAATCAAAGACGTTTTGTCCTACTTGCGCCTGCTTGCCAACCCCAACGACGATCCTGCCTTTCTACGCGCCGTAACCACGCCCAAACGCGGCATCGGCGACGTTACATTGGGCAAGCTCAACACCTACGCGCACGAACACGAATGCAGCCTATATGAAGCCGCGCAAACCGAAGAAGCGCTTGCCCTATTGAACCATACCAACCGCCAACACCTGCAAGCCTTCATGGATATGATTGAAAACTACCGCACCAAAGCCGAAACCAGCGAAGCAGGCGAACTCATCAACGGCCTGCTCAAAGAAATCGACTACGAAAACCACCTGCTTGCCAGTGAAGAGGGTAAAGCTGGCGAAATCAAATGGCGCAACGTGAGCGACCTGACCGGCTGGTTGGAGCGCAAAGGCGAACAAGACGGCAAAAACATCATCGAACTTGCCCAAACCGTCGCCCTAATGACGCTCTTGGAAGGCAAAAGCGAAGAAGAAGTCGATGCCGTCAAACTCTCGACCCTACACGCCTCCAAAGGCTTGGAATACCCCTACGTTTTCCTCGTCGGCTGCGAAGAGGGCATCCTGCCGCACAACGACAGCATCGAAGAAGAAAACGTCGAAGAAGAACGTCGCCTGATGTACGTCGGCATTACCCGCGCCAAACGCCAACTTACGCTGACCCACTGCCTCAAACGCAAAAAGCAAGGCACATGGCAGTTCCCCGAGCCGAGCCGCTTTATAGACGAAATGCCGCAGGAAGACATCAAAATCCTAGGCCGCAAAGGCGGCGAGCCGATTGTGAGCAAGGAAGAGGGAAAAAGTAATTTAGCAGGATTGCTGGATATGTTGGGAAATAAAAGAAAAGGATAA
- a CDS encoding dihydroorotate oxidase, with protein sequence MVSLKTQIAGFSFDNCLMNAAGVSCMTVEELEAVRQSSAGTFITKTATLTPRQGNPEPRYRDVPLGSINSMGLPNQGIDYYLDYLLTLQESQPERTFFLSLVGMSPGETHILLEKVQNSGFNGITELNLSCPNVAGKPQIAYDFETTEMILDNAFTYFDKPLGIKLPPYFDIAHFDQAAKVFNRYPLKFVNCVNSIGNGMYIEDESVVIRPKNGFGGIGGQYIKPTALANVHAFYQRLDPSIQVIGTGGVYSGRDAFEHILCGASMVQIGTALHQQGVDIFERVSLELKAIMAQKGYEKLEDFKGKLKYFE encoded by the coding sequence ATGGTATCGTTGAAAACACAAATCGCCGGTTTTTCTTTTGACAACTGCCTGATGAATGCCGCTGGTGTATCATGCATGACTGTTGAGGAATTGGAAGCAGTCAGACAGTCTTCAGCAGGCACTTTCATTACCAAGACCGCAACGCTTACCCCTCGTCAAGGCAACCCCGAGCCGCGTTATCGGGACGTCCCTCTCGGCAGCATCAATTCGATGGGTTTGCCGAATCAAGGCATTGATTACTATCTGGATTACCTGCTTACCCTTCAAGAGTCTCAGCCGGAACGGACATTTTTCCTCTCACTGGTCGGGATGTCGCCCGGCGAAACACATATCCTGTTGGAAAAGGTGCAAAATAGCGGGTTTAACGGTATTACCGAACTCAACCTATCCTGCCCAAACGTCGCCGGCAAACCGCAAATTGCCTACGACTTTGAAACCACCGAGATGATTTTGGATAATGCCTTTACCTACTTCGACAAGCCCTTGGGCATCAAATTGCCGCCGTATTTCGATATTGCCCATTTCGATCAAGCGGCGAAAGTGTTCAACCGCTATCCCCTAAAATTCGTCAACTGTGTCAACTCCATCGGCAACGGCATGTATATCGAAGACGAATCCGTCGTGATCCGCCCGAAAAACGGCTTCGGCGGCATAGGCGGCCAATACATCAAACCGACTGCGCTCGCCAATGTCCACGCGTTCTATCAAAGACTAGATCCGTCTATCCAAGTTATCGGAACGGGCGGCGTTTACAGCGGCCGTGATGCGTTTGAACACATCTTGTGCGGCGCAAGCATGGTGCAGATAGGCACGGCGCTACACCAGCAAGGCGTAGACATTTTTGAACGGGTTTCCCTTGAATTAAAAGCCATCATGGCGCAAAAAGGCTATGAGAAGCTGGAAGACTTCAAAGGCAAATTAAAATATTTTGAATAA
- a CDS encoding aspartate aminotransferase family protein, with protein MQNYLTPNFSFAPMIPERALGSRVWDTEGREYIDLSGGIAVNALGHCHPDLVAALAEQSQKLWHISNIYTTQPAQELAQKLVENTFADKVFFCNSGAEANEAALKLARKYGRDHFGEHKTEIISCLNSFHGRTLFTVSVGGQPKYSKDYAPLPAGITHVPFNDVAALEAAVGDKTCAVIIEPIQGESGILPATQEYLQAARRLCDKHGALLILDEVQTGMGHTGKLFAYEHYGVTPDIISSAKALGGGFPIGAILTTDKIAPTFGPGTHGSTFGGNPMACAVGSRAFDIINAPETLAHVEQQGQKLQTALREIGEKTGVFKEVRGMGLLLGCVLADKYEGKASEITAAALKHGLMVLVAGANVVRFAPSLLLNDEDMAEGLKRFEAALAEWLA; from the coding sequence ATGCAAAACTACCTGACACCCAATTTCTCATTCGCCCCCATGATTCCGGAACGCGCGCTCGGCAGCCGGGTTTGGGATACAGAAGGACGAGAATACATTGATCTGTCAGGCGGTATTGCTGTGAACGCGCTGGGGCATTGCCATCCCGATTTGGTTGCAGCCTTGGCCGAACAATCGCAAAAACTCTGGCACATTTCTAATATCTACACCACCCAACCGGCGCAAGAATTGGCCCAAAAACTGGTCGAAAACACCTTTGCCGACAAAGTGTTTTTCTGCAACTCCGGCGCAGAGGCCAATGAAGCCGCGCTGAAACTGGCGCGCAAATACGGCCGCGATCATTTTGGCGAACACAAAACCGAAATCATCTCCTGCCTCAACAGCTTCCACGGCCGCACCCTGTTTACCGTATCCGTCGGCGGCCAGCCCAAATACAGTAAAGACTACGCGCCGCTGCCGGCCGGCATTACCCACGTTCCCTTCAATGATGTTGCCGCATTGGAAGCAGCCGTCGGCGACAAAACCTGCGCCGTGATTATCGAGCCGATTCAAGGCGAAAGCGGCATCCTGCCTGCCACCCAAGAATATCTGCAAGCCGCACGCCGTTTATGCGACAAACACGGCGCATTGCTGATTTTGGACGAAGTACAAACCGGCATGGGTCATACGGGCAAACTGTTTGCCTACGAGCATTACGGCGTGACGCCCGATATCATCAGCTCTGCCAAAGCCTTAGGTGGCGGCTTCCCGATTGGCGCGATTCTGACCACCGATAAAATCGCCCCAACCTTCGGCCCCGGAACGCATGGCTCGACCTTTGGCGGTAATCCGATGGCGTGTGCCGTCGGCAGCCGCGCATTTGACATCATCAATGCGCCCGAAACATTGGCACACGTTGAACAACAAGGCCAAAAACTTCAGACGGCCTTGCGTGAAATAGGCGAAAAAACCGGCGTATTTAAAGAAGTCCGCGGCATGGGCTTGCTGCTCGGCTGCGTGTTGGCGGACAAATACGAAGGTAAGGCTTCGGAAATCACCGCCGCCGCTTTAAAACACGGCCTGATGGTACTGGTTGCCGGTGCCAATGTGGTGCGTTTCGCCCCCAGCCTACTGCTGAACGATGAAGACATGGCCGAAGGCTTGAAACGTTTTGAAGCAGCCTTGGCCGAATGGTTGGCCTGA
- a CDS encoding class I SAM-dependent methyltransferase, protein MTDITPFANRLGKNIKHLMKWAKRNNIEAWRIYDRDIPQFPFAVDVYGDQIHLQEYDTGWLMQPEEYEAWLADVLEAIGFVTGFAPEQIHLKRRERQKGLQQYEKTGKTGDDFVITENGRKFWVNLDKYLDTGLFLDHRNTRKKVGETAAGKRFLNLFSYTGSFTVYAATGGAVTSETVDLSNTYLEWAKRNFELNGINPEQHKIVRADVFQYLQNAADEGKKFDLIVMDPPSFSNSKKMLDILDIQRDHKKLIDGAMSLLASDGILYFSNNLRSFVLDDSVSEQYAVKDISKQSVPDDFRNKKIHQCWEIKHKVAFLIQFMK, encoded by the coding sequence ATGACCGACATTACCCCCTTTGCCAACCGTTTGGGCAAAAACATCAAACATCTTATGAAATGGGCCAAACGCAACAATATCGAAGCCTGGCGCATTTACGACCGCGATATTCCCCAATTTCCCTTTGCCGTCGATGTTTACGGCGACCAAATCCATCTTCAGGAATACGATACCGGCTGGCTGATGCAGCCCGAAGAATACGAAGCATGGCTTGCCGATGTATTGGAAGCCATCGGTTTTGTAACCGGTTTTGCGCCCGAACAAATCCACCTCAAACGCCGCGAACGTCAAAAAGGTTTGCAGCAATACGAGAAAACCGGCAAAACCGGCGACGATTTCGTCATCACTGAAAACGGCCGCAAGTTTTGGGTCAATCTCGACAAATACCTTGATACCGGCCTTTTCCTCGACCACCGCAACACGCGCAAAAAAGTCGGCGAAACCGCAGCTGGTAAACGCTTCCTCAACCTGTTTTCCTACACAGGCAGCTTCACCGTCTACGCTGCAACCGGCGGCGCGGTAACTAGCGAAACCGTCGATTTGTCCAACACTTATCTCGAGTGGGCAAAACGCAATTTCGAACTCAACGGCATCAACCCCGAACAACACAAAATCGTCCGCGCCGATGTGTTCCAATACCTGCAAAACGCCGCAGACGAAGGCAAAAAGTTTGACCTGATCGTCATGGATCCGCCCAGCTTTTCCAACAGCAAAAAGATGCTCGACATCCTCGACATCCAGCGCGACCACAAAAAACTGATTGACGGCGCAATGAGCCTGCTCGCTTCAGACGGCATTCTCTATTTCTCCAACAATCTACGCAGCTTTGTGTTGGATGATTCTGTATCGGAACAATACGCCGTCAAAGACATTTCCAAACAGTCCGTTCCCGACGATTTCCGCAACAAAAAAATCCATCAATGCTGGGAAATCAAGCATAAAGTCGCATTTCTCATACAATTTATGAAATAG
- a CDS encoding DEAD/DEAH box helicase — MSIKFADLNLDKNILSAVSSEGYESPTPIQAQAIPFALDGRDIMASAQTGSGKTAAFLLPTLQKLTKRSEKPGKGPRALVLTPTRELAAQVEKNALAYAKNMRWFRTVSIVGGASFGYQTRALSKPVDLIVATPGRLMDLMQSGKVDFARLEVLILDEADRMLDMGFIDDIETIVEATPSDRQTLLFSATWDGAVGKLARKLTKDPETIEVERVDDQGKIEEQLLYCDDMRHKNRLLDHILRDANIDQCVIFTSTKAMTEVIADELYEKGFAANCLHGDMPQGWRNRTLMDLRKGRCKILVATDVAARGIDVPTITHVINYDLPKQAEDYVHRIGRTGRAGRTGIAITFAEVNEYVKVHKIEKYIGRKLPELTIEGMEPTRKRKSAGGKPKGKGGWGDRKSGGWRGDKKPAKEGFGGKARGEGHKKDGFKKDGFKKDGFKKADGFKKGGEGFKGKRKSNDSFGGKHKRG; from the coding sequence ATGTCTATTAAATTTGCCGATTTGAATCTTGATAAAAACATTTTGTCTGCCGTAAGCAGCGAGGGTTATGAAAGCCCGACCCCGATTCAGGCGCAAGCGATTCCGTTTGCTTTGGACGGCCGCGACATTATGGCTTCGGCACAAACCGGTTCAGGCAAAACCGCAGCCTTCCTGCTGCCAACTTTGCAAAAACTGACCAAGCGCAGCGAAAAACCGGGCAAAGGCCCGCGCGCGTTGGTGTTGACTCCGACCCGCGAATTGGCGGCGCAAGTGGAAAAAAACGCGCTGGCGTATGCTAAAAATATGCGTTGGTTCCGTACTGTCAGCATTGTTGGCGGCGCATCTTTCGGCTACCAAACCCGTGCTTTGAGCAAACCGGTTGACCTGATTGTCGCCACTCCGGGCCGTCTGATGGACTTGATGCAGAGCGGCAAAGTCGATTTCGCCCGTTTGGAAGTGTTAATTCTGGACGAAGCTGACCGTATGCTGGACATGGGCTTTATCGACGACATCGAAACCATCGTGGAAGCGACGCCGAGCGATCGTCAGACTTTGTTGTTCTCCGCCACTTGGGACGGCGCGGTAGGCAAACTGGCGCGCAAACTGACCAAAGACCCTGAAACCATCGAAGTTGAGCGTGTGGACGATCAAGGCAAAATCGAAGAGCAGCTGTTGTACTGCGACGATATGCGCCATAAAAACCGCCTGCTCGACCACATCTTGCGCGATGCCAATATCGACCAATGCGTGATCTTTACATCAACCAAGGCCATGACCGAAGTCATCGCGGATGAATTGTACGAAAAAGGTTTTGCCGCCAACTGCCTGCACGGCGATATGCCGCAAGGCTGGCGCAACCGCACGCTGATGGACTTGCGTAAAGGCCGCTGCAAAATTTTGGTTGCCACCGATGTAGCCGCACGCGGTATCGACGTACCGACCATTACCCACGTTATCAACTATGACTTGCCGAAACAGGCTGAAGACTACGTTCACCGCATCGGCCGTACCGGCCGCGCAGGCCGTACCGGTATTGCGATTACCTTTGCCGAAGTGAACGAATACGTCAAAGTACACAAAATCGAAAAATACATTGGCCGCAAATTGCCTGAGCTGACCATCGAAGGCATGGAACCGACCCGCAAACGCAAATCTGCCGGTGGTAAACCGAAAGGTAAAGGCGGCTGGGGCGATCGTAAATCCGGCGGCTGGCGCGGCGATAAGAAACCGGCTAAAGAAGGTTTCGGCGGTAAAGCTCGCGGCGAAGGCCATAAAAAAGACGGTTTCAAGAAAGATGGCTTTAAGAAAGACGGTTTCAAAAAAGCTGACGGGTTCAAAAAAGGCGGCGAAGGCTTTAAAGGCAAACGTAAGTCTAACGACAGCTTTGGCGGCAAACACAAAAGAGGTTGA
- the leuB gene encoding 3-isopropylmalate dehydrogenase, translating to MTKHIAILRGDGIGPEIVAETVRVLDKLIEQGLDVSYEYAPLGGEAYDEYGHPYPEFTQNLCRKADAVLLGAVGSPQYDNLDRPLRPERGLLAIRKDLNLFANLRPAILYKELANASTLKPEIVAGLDILIVRELTGDIYFGEPRGIRVLENGEREGYNTMKYSESEIRRIAHVAFQSAQKRSKKVCSVGKANVLETTELWREIFEEIGKEYPDVELSHMYVDNAAMQLVRAPKQFDVIATGNIFGDILSDEASMLTGSIGMLPSASLDENGKGLYEPSHGSAPDIAGQNKANPLATVLSLAMLLRYSLNDEARAQQVENAVQKVLQQGLRTGDIYEEGTKLVSCSEMGDAVLAAL from the coding sequence ATGACCAAACATATCGCTATCTTGCGCGGCGACGGCATCGGCCCTGAAATCGTTGCAGAAACCGTCCGCGTACTCGACAAACTTATCGAACAAGGTTTGGATGTCAGCTACGAATACGCGCCTTTGGGCGGCGAAGCCTATGACGAATACGGCCATCCTTATCCAGAATTCACGCAAAACCTTTGCCGTAAAGCCGATGCGGTACTGCTTGGTGCAGTCGGTTCTCCTCAATACGACAATCTCGACCGTCCATTGCGCCCTGAGCGCGGATTGTTGGCCATCCGTAAAGACTTGAATCTGTTTGCTAATTTGCGCCCTGCCATTTTGTATAAAGAGCTGGCCAATGCTTCCACTCTGAAACCGGAAATCGTAGCCGGCCTCGACATCCTTATCGTACGCGAACTGACCGGCGATATTTACTTTGGCGAGCCGCGCGGCATCCGTGTTTTGGAAAACGGCGAACGCGAAGGCTACAACACCATGAAATACAGCGAAAGCGAAATCCGCCGTATTGCCCACGTTGCCTTCCAATCCGCCCAAAAACGCAGCAAAAAAGTCTGCTCCGTAGGCAAAGCCAACGTTTTGGAAACCACCGAACTGTGGCGCGAAATCTTTGAAGAAATCGGCAAGGAATACCCTGATGTCGAGCTTTCCCATATGTACGTCGACAACGCCGCCATGCAGTTGGTACGCGCGCCCAAACAATTTGACGTGATTGCTACCGGCAACATCTTCGGCGATATCCTCTCTGACGAAGCCTCCATGCTGACCGGCTCCATCGGTATGCTGCCTTCCGCTTCTTTGGACGAAAACGGCAAAGGCCTGTACGAACCGTCTCACGGCTCTGCTCCTGACATTGCCGGTCAAAACAAAGCCAATCCGCTGGCAACCGTTTTGTCCCTCGCTATGTTGTTGCGCTACAGCCTGAACGACGAAGCACGCGCGCAACAAGTCGAAAACGCCGTACAAAAAGTACTGCAACAAGGCTTGCGTACCGGCGATATTTACGAAGAAGGTACCAAACTGGTTTCCTGCTCAGAAATGGGCGATGCCGTATTGGCTGCTTTGTAA
- a CDS encoding DUF1444 family protein: MSFFSRLFRSKPKLMTWQEFVEYFAHRIQEELDLEAKIDWGETIASSPIIVQFSEDDEASFSTYLSNHYTSYLQNPEALEAIVAANLAVIDKIQDADASVSAQQILPTIKNTIYLENARLITNTDEAEPDDYLVYKPIAGDIMLLYMVDTEESMHTLNREHMKEAGIEDEDALYRTAMDNLRQRMNGRVQIHHAEGWSLAQIHLDNDYDASLILLLDEVLKDDPMLPANPVFAVPARNALLVCSPSDEEALQAMANIALQAFEDSAYAISTQLYQYHNGTISVFRAN; the protein is encoded by the coding sequence ATGTCTTTTTTCAGCAGGTTGTTCCGCTCCAAACCTAAATTAATGACTTGGCAGGAATTTGTCGAATACTTTGCCCATCGCATTCAAGAAGAATTGGATCTTGAAGCAAAAATCGACTGGGGCGAAACTATTGCTTCTTCGCCCATCATTGTCCAGTTTTCCGAAGACGATGAAGCATCGTTCAGCACATATTTGAGCAACCATTACACAAGTTATCTGCAAAATCCCGAGGCCTTGGAAGCTATTGTTGCAGCTAATTTAGCAGTTATCGATAAGATTCAGGACGCTGATGCCAGTGTTTCAGCACAACAAATTCTTCCGACGATTAAAAATACGATTTATCTGGAAAATGCCAGACTGATTACAAATACGGACGAAGCCGAACCTGACGATTACCTGGTATACAAACCGATTGCCGGCGATATCATGTTGCTTTATATGGTGGATACGGAAGAATCCATGCATACGCTCAATCGTGAGCATATGAAAGAGGCCGGTATTGAAGATGAGGACGCCTTGTATCGTACCGCCATGGATAATCTGCGCCAACGAATGAATGGACGTGTTCAAATTCATCATGCCGAAGGTTGGTCATTGGCTCAAATCCATTTGGACAACGACTATGATGCTTCCCTGATTTTGCTTTTGGACGAAGTACTTAAAGACGATCCTATGCTGCCGGCCAACCCCGTTTTTGCAGTCCCGGCACGCAACGCCCTGCTCGTTTGCAGCCCGTCCGATGAAGAGGCTTTGCAGGCGATGGCAAATATTGCCCTGCAGGCATTTGAAGACTCTGCCTACGCGATTTCTACCCAGCTTTACCAGTACCATAATGGTACAATCAGCGTTTTCAGAGCAAATTGA
- a CDS encoding YhcH/YjgK/YiaL family protein — translation MITDTISNATRYAALHPDFAEAFHLLQTLNFAKLPDGQVPCENPNIRIFIGSEPMRTKGEAQPEAHLKHIDIQTPIDGSETYGWIDRGRLKNGLGYNEKRDIEFFDCEPETWLTLEPGEFALFFPNDAHAPLVGDRANIRKVVFKIRVETERL, via the coding sequence ATGATTACCGACACCATAAGCAATGCCACCCGCTACGCTGCCTTGCATCCCGACTTTGCCGAAGCCTTCCATCTGTTGCAGACCCTAAATTTTGCCAAGCTGCCGGACGGCCAAGTACCATGCGAGAATCCCAATATCCGTATTTTTATCGGTAGCGAGCCGATGAGGACTAAGGGAGAAGCCCAGCCTGAAGCGCACTTAAAACATATTGATATTCAAACGCCGATTGACGGCAGCGAAACATATGGCTGGATAGACAGAGGCCGTCTGAAAAACGGTTTAGGCTACAACGAAAAGCGCGATATCGAGTTTTTCGACTGCGAGCCGGAAACCTGGCTGACCTTGGAGCCAGGTGAATTTGCGCTATTCTTCCCGAATGATGCGCATGCCCCATTGGTCGGCGACAGGGCGAACATACGCAAAGTTGTTTTTAAAATCCGTGTTGAAACCGAACGTCTATAA
- the leuD gene encoding 3-isopropylmalate dehydratase small subunit yields the protein MKAFTKITAIVAPLDRSNVDTDAIIPKQFLKSIKRSGFGPNAFDEWRYLDHGEPGMDNSKRPLNPDFSLNQPRYQGAQILLTRKNFGCGSSREHAPWALDDYGFRAVIAPSFADIFFNNCYKNGLLPIVLTEEQVDQLFKEVEANEGYQLSIDLAEQTLTTPSGETFTFDITEHRKHCLLNGLDEIGLTLQHADEIHAFEEKRRQSQPWLFNG from the coding sequence ATGAAAGCCTTTACCAAAATCACCGCCATCGTCGCCCCGCTCGACCGCAGCAACGTCGATACCGATGCCATCATCCCCAAACAATTTCTGAAATCTATCAAACGCAGCGGCTTCGGCCCCAATGCCTTTGATGAATGGCGTTACCTCGACCACGGCGAACCTGGCATGGACAACAGCAAACGCCCGTTGAATCCGGATTTCTCCCTGAACCAGCCACGCTATCAAGGCGCACAAATCCTGTTGACGCGTAAAAACTTCGGTTGCGGCTCTTCACGCGAACACGCCCCTTGGGCATTGGACGACTACGGCTTCCGCGCCGTCATCGCCCCCAGCTTTGCCGATATTTTCTTCAACAACTGCTACAAAAACGGCCTTTTGCCTATCGTTTTGACAGAAGAACAGGTTGACCAGCTTTTCAAAGAAGTTGAAGCCAACGAAGGCTATCAGCTCTCCATCGACCTTGCCGAGCAAACCCTGACCACCCCTAGCGGCGAAACATTCACATTCGACATTACCGAACACCGCAAACACTGCCTCTTAAACGGCTTGGACGAAATCGGCCTGACACTGCAACACGCTGACGAAATCCACGCCTTTGAGGAAAAACGCCGCCAAAGCCAGCCTTGGCTGTTTAACGGTTGA
- a CDS encoding VOC family protein: protein MSNPSSWFGIHAHDLDRAKAFYESVFDKPLQDVGGNGFRFIIFPADYTQHGTAGMIWHDSNAQPGHGGTTIFFNCPDCAETAEKAVAAGGKLLQEKFRIANGFAAFIEDTEGNRIGLHSTR from the coding sequence ATGAGTAATCCGTCAAGCTGGTTTGGTATTCACGCTCATGATTTGGATCGCGCCAAAGCCTTTTACGAATCCGTATTCGACAAGCCCCTGCAAGACGTTGGCGGCAACGGATTCCGTTTCATCATTTTCCCAGCCGATTACACCCAACACGGTACGGCCGGCATGATTTGGCACGACAGCAATGCCCAGCCCGGCCACGGCGGTACAACCATTTTCTTCAATTGCCCGGATTGTGCCGAAACAGCAGAAAAAGCCGTTGCAGCAGGCGGCAAACTGTTACAAGAGAAATTCCGCATTGCCAACGGCTTTGCAGCATTTATCGAAGACACAGAAGGCAACCGAATCGGTTTGCACAGCACACGCTAA